The Campylobacter sp. genome contains the following window.
ATTTTCAAAACTGCTCTGTTTGTCAAGCCCGAGAGAAGTTATCATCCCGATGCCCGTTACTACGACTCGTTTCAAAACCGCTTCCTTAAAATTTTATTTCTTAGGCAAATTTTCTATATAATCTACTACGTCTTTAATGCTTACTAATTTTTCAGACTCGCTATCTGGGATCTCGATACCGAATTTCTCCTCTAAAGCCATTACTAGCTCAACTACGTCAAGAGAGTCCGCGCCCAAATCCTCGATAATTTTAGAGTCAAGTTTAACCTGATCCGGGCTTACGCTTAGTTGTTCTACAACTACGTCTCTTACATCTTCAAATACTGCCATTTTAGCACTCCTTTAAAAAAATACCGCGTAATTCTATAATATTTAACCTTAAATTCCGCTATTTAACGCTACATATAGAGCCCGCCGTTGATTTTAAGCGTCTCGCCCGTAATGTAGCCCGCACCGTCGCTGAGTAAAAACGCAACTCCTTCGGCAACGTCGCTCGTGCTTCCGAGGCGCTTAAGCGGGATGCTCGCTTCGTAGCTTGCTTTTACGTCGTCGCTTAACGCGTCCGTCATATCGGTGGCGATGAAGCCCGGAGTTATGCAGTTGAAGCGGATGCCGCGCGCTGCGCCCTCCTTTGCGAAACTCTTACTCATTGCGATCATTCCGCCCTTGCTCGCGCTGTAATTGACCTGCCCGGCGTTGCCCATTTCGCCGACGATCGAGGCGATATTTACGACGGCACCGAAGCGCTTTTTGCTCATTAGCTTTAAAGCTTCGCGGCAGCCGATGAAAGCGCTGCTTAAATTTGCTTCGATCACGCCCATAAAGTCTTCCAGCTTCATCCTAAGCGCGAGCTTGTCGTTCGTGACGCCCGCGTTATTTACCAGATAGCTTAGTTCGCCGTCGCTTTGTGCAATCAGGGCAATCGCCTCGCTAAATTCCGCCTCGTTCGTCGCGTCA
Protein-coding sequences here:
- the acpP gene encoding acyl carrier protein; protein product: MAVFEDVRDVVVEQLSVSPDQVKLDSKIIEDLGADSLDVVELVMALEEKFGIEIPDSESEKLVSIKDVVDYIENLPKK
- the fabG gene encoding 3-oxoacyl-ACP reductase FabG, producing the protein MKFSGKNVLITGASRGIGAQIARTLAGYGLKVWINYRSAPEPADTLLEEIRANGGEGAVIKFDATNEAEFSEAIALIAQSDGELSYLVNNAGVTNDKLALRMKLEDFMGVIEANLSSAFIGCREALKLMSKKRFGAVVNIASIVGEMGNAGQVNYSASKGGMIAMSKSFAKEGAARGIRFNCITPGFIATDMTDALSDDVKASYEASIPLKRLGSTSDVAEGVAFLLSDGAGYITGETLKINGGLYM